A window of Gudongella oleilytica genomic DNA:
ATGATGGAGGTAGTAGAAAAACTAATGGCTAATTCCCTTAAGTCCTCGGTAAGAGCAGTCGATATCCTCGGGCGCTACGGAGATGGGTCGTTCCTGATCCTTCTGCCGGACATCCATGCCAATAAAGGTCCTGTTGTTGCCGAACGTCTTAAAAAGCTTATTGAGAAGGAGCTGCAGTCTACCGGAGTCAAGGTCAAATTCAGCAGCGGAGCAAAGCTATATGAGGGTCAGCCAGTTTATGAGCTACTTGAAGAAGTTGAAAAACTAACAACACTTTCTGAAAGGGAAGGGATGGGGAGAACGCATAGGTAACCAATTCACAATGCACAGTTCACAATGCACAATTGTTCGTCATCCCGACGTAGTGGAGGGATCTCAATGAACAATAAACAATGAACAATAGAAAAGATCCTTACTGACCTCAGGAATGACTAATTTTAGCTTGTCATCCCGAACGAAAGTGAAGGATCTTTTAGTTTGTCTTTTTTTTAAATTGTCCATTGTCAACTGTCCATGGTCAATTGACTTAGTCCGCAAACATCTGCGTCCAATAAACGCTGTCGCCGAAGTAAACGCCTATACCTATCCTTCCGAAAGCCTCGTTAAGAATATTTGCTTTGTGTCCGGGAGAATTCATCCAGCCATTCATAACGGTTTCAGCTGTTCTGAAGCCAAAGGCAATATTTTCGCCTGCTGCCCTGTAGGTTATCCCGAATTCCTTCATCATATCAAAGGGTGATCCATAGTTAGGTGAAATATGGTCGAAATATCCTGAAACAGCCATGTCCTTTGATTTCTCTGTGGCAACATAAGACAACTTGGCATCCAATACGAGCGGCTTTGATCCAGCTTTTGTTCTTTCTGCATTCACAAGCTCCAGGACCTGCTGTGCATATACCGTCGAGTAGTCTACTATTGCAGGAACCACTCTCATGTCCTTATCAGCCAGACGTATCAGTACAGATGCTGCCTCTCCCCTTGTAAGGGTCCTTGATCCGCTGAAGGTTCCATCAGGATATCCTGTTATAATGCCATTCGCATAGGAATGGAGTACTGCTGTCTTAAGGTCGTCGCCTGATATAGCAGGTATTTTGTTTAGATCTTTTATCTGCCTGCTGTATTGCAACAGGGTATTGTCAGGCAACAGATTCTGGTACGCCAGTACATGGGAGGATATCCTGGCCATATCGTACCTTGTTATGTAACTATCCAGATCATTTGTCATATCTGAACATAGTATCTTTAGTTTCAATGCCTTGTCCACGTATCCGCTGGCCCAGTGATTTCTCGTGGGTGCAATATCATCGTAGCCCAGAAGCGACACCGTCGCTTTGATGAATTCAGCCCTTGTCATTGTCTGAGAGGGCTTAAAGGTACCGTCAGGGTATCCGCTGAAGCCTCCAAGATGGACAAGCCTTGATATATCTTCATAATACCAGTCGTTTGCTGCAACGTCTCTAAAGCCGGCCGCCTCCAGCTGAATAGGCTGTAGCATTAGTAAAATGGCCAACAAGAGACCCATAAATCTTCTCATTCTTAATCACACTCCTGGGAAGATTATATCATTGGATCTAAATATTTCAACCAAAAAAATGATCCCTCTCTACGCTCGGCTCGGCAAATGTGTTATCGATGAGAACGGAGAGAGGGATATTTTTGAGATCCCTCCACTACGGTCGGGATGACACTACAATTGTGAACTGTGCATTGTGAATTGTGATTTGATAACTACCCAAGTATCGTCCTGATAGTGTTATACGTCATATTAGGTACGTTCTCGAAGGTGTACTTTATATGGACTCTCTCAGTAAGTGAGTGCCCGTCCTTGCCGAAGGTTCCAATATTTACGACAGGTACGTTTATCTTCAATATATCCTCTATGGGGTGGTTGTACTTTGTTCCCCAGCTTGGCATGTTCTTTTCAAGTGCTACCAGTTCATCCGGATCATCAGAAAGCGCCATAAAGCTTGAGTCGGAGATGTATGGATAGAACATCTTTACGACTATCGGTTTTTCTGAGTGCTCCTGAACCAGCGCTATCGAATCCTTGACTGCATCAAGCAAAGCCTTCTCCATCTCAGTCTTTCCCCTCATCTCAATCCTGGATGAGAACAGGGATGAATAGTAGATTATTACGACAGGTGACTTATCCACTGACCACTTCCATGCTTCCTGGATGACTGCAACTGAGAAGTCTCTAAGATCCATGGATGGATTGGTCTTATTAAGGTCTGCTGCAAAGTTGTGCAGATAATGCCTGAACTTGTCGCCATGGATGGTAACAAGTTCATTGTAGAATTCCTCCCAGGTATAGACTCTCTTTCTGTATGGAAGGGGAGTATAGGTGTGCTTGCCCATCTCACAATATTTTCTGTATTCCCCGTCCATATATTCAAGAAGATCGTCAAAGGCTTCCTCGGCCTTGCCCTTAACCTTCTCTATGACCTCCTTGGGGCTCATGCTGTGCGTAAAGAAATTATAGTAGCTGTAGGCTGCAAGTGGAGTCTGTACTGTATAACCAACCTTGGTGTCGGTTTGCTTTAGGCTTGTTGGCGGTACTGTAACCTCACCCTGGGCTTCATCGCAAAGCTCTGAATTAAGATCTATCTTTCTGTTTATCTCGGCAATCAGGCTGTTTGGATTAAATCCCCCGAAGGAGTTGCCAACGTGCGTCTCCTTACCTGTCACATAGAAGGATGGCAAAAGCTTCCCTATGGTTCCAAAGTATACATACTGATTGTTGTCCAATGGATGATACGGGGTCGAGTAATCGGCATTTATTGCAGCCACGTACTCAAGACCATATTGCTCTTTCCATTTCAAGAGGACCTTCAGTGCTGATATGATGCCGTGAGAGTTGTCTTCCTCATCACACTCTGCTATTGCTATAACATTTCCGTTCAATTCCTCAGGATGCTTCGAAAAGTATTCGATCATATACATATGACCTGCAACTCCGCCCTTCATATCGAGAGCCCCTCTGCCAAACATATACTCACCGGACTCGATATCCTTCATGACTTCCTCAGATACGTTCAGGGATTTAAGTACCTCCGGAAGCTTATCGGGGTCAAAGGCAGCCTCTCTGTTTACTCCAAAATCGTCGACACCTACTGTGTCCAGATGACCCATAAGGACAATAGTCCTATTCGAGTCACCCTTTGTGCCTCTTACCATAGCAATGGCGTTGTGTCTTTCGATCTCGTCATTTATAGTCTCCTGAAGCACTACCTGCTCAGGGTATTGTTTGAAGTATTCAAGACCCAGATAATAATTGTAGATCCATCTTGCCACGTCGCTTTCGCCACTGGTTTTCACTATGCTCGGGATCCTCACCAGCTCTTTTGTAAGGTCTTTTACTGTCTCTAAACAATCAAGATACATTTATCGCACCTCCGTTAACATTTCCACCTTCATTATGTCACAGCACCTGATAAAAGGCAATGGAGAAAAAGTATGCAAAAATCGAGCCAAGTTGACCTGTTATCCCTTTAATTCGTGAAATATTTTTTTCTTTACAGAATGGCTCATTTCCGATAAAATGAAAAATATTAGTTATAATTTTCTAATTTATTAAAAAACGAAAGGGAGGTATTTGTATGGCATTTGTTGAGACGCTGGTTGGTTGGATCTGGGGAGTGTCCCTATTGGTAGCCATCCTGGGTATCGGTCTTTACCTAACCTTTGCATCAGGGTTCTTCCAATTTGTGAAATTTGGTCACATTATGAAAGAGACCTTTGGCAAACTGGTAGTAAGACACAAAGGCGAAGAGGGAGCCGCAGGTATACTTTCACCCTTCGAGGCAGTATCATCAGCGATCGGAGGATCAGTTGGAGTTGGTAACATCGCCGGTGTAGCAACAGCAATCGCTGTTGGAGGACCTGGAGCATTAATGTGGATGTGGGTTGCAGCACTTGTTGGTATGCTGATCAAGATGTGTGAAGTTTCTCTTGCTGTATACTACAGAGAGAAGGACGAGAAAGGCAATCCTTACGGAGGCCCTACATACTACATGCAAAATGGTATGGGTAAAGAGAGAAACATGGGCTGGTGGAAGATCCTTGCTGTATTGTTTGGCTTAGGTATCTTTACGTCTCTGTTCCTTACTATGCAAAACTACTCAGTATCTGAGGCTGTTGCAAACACATTTAGCATCCCATTGCTGGCTGTTGGTATTGTTTATACTATTTTGGTATATGTCATCACAGCAGGCGGGATCCCGTCCCTTGGAAAATGGGCAGGCAGATTGGTTCCTTTCATGACATTGTTCTATGTATTAGCCGGACTTTTCATTATTCTTAAAAATGCAGGACAGATCCCACACGCATTTGCACTTATATTTGGCGGCGGAGTATCAGGAACTGCAGCAGTAGGCGGATTTGCCGGAGCAGCAGCTGGAAAGGCTATCCAAATGGGTATCGCTCGTGCGGTTTATTCAAACGAAGCTGGTTGGGGAACATCACCAATGATCCACTCAACAGCCAGGACCGATCACCCCATAAGACAAGGTATGTGGGGAGCATTTGAAGTATTCGTTGACACTTTGATAGTATGTACAATAACTGCACTTGTAATAGTAACAACTGGTGAGTGGCAGTCAGGAGTTGCCGGAGCAACTCTGACTCTTAATGCATTCCAGAGTGAGATCGGAACTGTTGGAAGAGTAGTAATCTCAATATCGATCTTCCTGTTCGGACTTACAACTACAACCGGATGGTATGCATACTATGAGATACTTCTCAGACATTTGTTCGGTAAAGATTCAAAGACAAAAGAATCTATTCTTACATTCTACAAGTGGTTCTATCCTATACCAGGTCTTGCAATGACAGCTTATGCAGTATATGGAGGACAAACTCCCGCTACTCTTTGGTTGTTTGCTGACCTTACAACAGGAATACCTACATTCCTTAACATTATCGCTCTTATAATCCTGAGCCCAGTCTTCATTAGACTGTTGAAGGACTACAAAGCAAGACATCTTGGAATTGGTACTGTTGACCCGAACTTCAAGGTATTCTACGAGGACTAAAATCAATTG
This region includes:
- a CDS encoding GGDEF domain-containing protein, encoding MDNSQDGLLKVIEDLKEENRRLKEKLAELHPIDQLTGLYNRKALYDRLEYEVLRAERNQTFLSLLMLRISEYEEMLQKNGRDMMEVVEKLMANSLKSSVRAVDILGRYGDGSFLILLPDIHANKGPVVAERLKKLIEKELQSTGVKVKFSSGAKLYEGQPVYELLEEVEKLTTLSEREGMGRTHR
- a CDS encoding S-layer homology domain-containing protein, with the protein product MLQPIQLEAAGFRDVAANDWYYEDISRLVHLGGFSGYPDGTFKPSQTMTRAEFIKATVSLLGYDDIAPTRNHWASGYVDKALKLKILCSDMTNDLDSYITRYDMARISSHVLAYQNLLPDNTLLQYSRQIKDLNKIPAISGDDLKTAVLHSYANGIITGYPDGTFSGSRTLTRGEAASVLIRLADKDMRVVPAIVDYSTVYAQQVLELVNAERTKAGSKPLVLDAKLSYVATEKSKDMAVSGYFDHISPNYGSPFDMMKEFGITYRAAGENIAFGFRTAETVMNGWMNSPGHKANILNEAFGRIGIGVYFGDSVYWTQMFAD
- a CDS encoding M20/M25/M40 family metallo-hydrolase, whose protein sequence is MYLDCLETVKDLTKELVRIPSIVKTSGESDVARWIYNYYLGLEYFKQYPEQVVLQETINDEIERHNAIAMVRGTKGDSNRTIVLMGHLDTVGVDDFGVNREAAFDPDKLPEVLKSLNVSEEVMKDIESGEYMFGRGALDMKGGVAGHMYMIEYFSKHPEELNGNVIAIAECDEEDNSHGIISALKVLLKWKEQYGLEYVAAINADYSTPYHPLDNNQYVYFGTIGKLLPSFYVTGKETHVGNSFGGFNPNSLIAEINRKIDLNSELCDEAQGEVTVPPTSLKQTDTKVGYTVQTPLAAYSYYNFFTHSMSPKEVIEKVKGKAEEAFDDLLEYMDGEYRKYCEMGKHTYTPLPYRKRVYTWEEFYNELVTIHGDKFRHYLHNFAADLNKTNPSMDLRDFSVAVIQEAWKWSVDKSPVVIIYYSSLFSSRIEMRGKTEMEKALLDAVKDSIALVQEHSEKPIVVKMFYPYISDSSFMALSDDPDELVALEKNMPSWGTKYNHPIEDILKINVPVVNIGTFGKDGHSLTERVHIKYTFENVPNMTYNTIRTILG
- a CDS encoding alanine/glycine:cation symporter family protein; this translates as MAFVETLVGWIWGVSLLVAILGIGLYLTFASGFFQFVKFGHIMKETFGKLVVRHKGEEGAAGILSPFEAVSSAIGGSVGVGNIAGVATAIAVGGPGALMWMWVAALVGMLIKMCEVSLAVYYREKDEKGNPYGGPTYYMQNGMGKERNMGWWKILAVLFGLGIFTSLFLTMQNYSVSEAVANTFSIPLLAVGIVYTILVYVITAGGIPSLGKWAGRLVPFMTLFYVLAGLFIILKNAGQIPHAFALIFGGGVSGTAAVGGFAGAAAGKAIQMGIARAVYSNEAGWGTSPMIHSTARTDHPIRQGMWGAFEVFVDTLIVCTITALVIVTTGEWQSGVAGATLTLNAFQSEIGTVGRVVISISIFLFGLTTTTGWYAYYEILLRHLFGKDSKTKESILTFYKWFYPIPGLAMTAYAVYGGQTPATLWLFADLTTGIPTFLNIIALIILSPVFIRLLKDYKARHLGIGTVDPNFKVFYED